A region from the Candidatus Eremiobacteraceae bacterium genome encodes:
- the mutS gene encoding DNA mismatch repair protein MutS has product MIVDSLGEHLGSPLIAQYAGLKAQYPEALLLMRVGDFYEAYGADAEDLARSLHIICTSKEAGKAGRVAMAGVPHHSVDTYLRRLIRMRRVVAVADQMEAPDGKTLVRREIVRVLTPGTVLEDAFLTPERENNLCAVMRSHDMTAIATADVSTWSASLSVLADDDAVAAELGRIAPSEVVVSDEIEAREIASLVGPECRIAIFADEVELDAGSRPAGRWRLDALAREERPAASSALDLLSGYLTHLRLDGSAIARVAAEKAVAATHLMVLDPATRRHLDLVASSGENANASLLSVLSRTKTPMGTRLLARRLCAPSTDPAEIRRRHELVSALVATVGYRIALQHDLGRIGDIERLIQKVRARRAGPRDASALRAGLRAIGDLASAIREAADPGVRAFADAIAAGGAPAAAADQLDAAMLEDVAPTLADGGVIRPSYSAMLSEMVELRTRSRELILELEERVRTSTGIKSLKVKHTQAFGYYYEISRANAEKAPGHFIRRQSLVNAERFTDPELKVLEADILGARSKQVALEREIFEQQLAEIERRADALLDAARAVAELDFYCSFAQVAGERRYVRPDIVDESVFEIEGGRHPIVDAIGGVDFVPNDCRMDREKRFLFITGPNMGGKSTYLRQNALIAILAQAGSFVPATSARLGIVDRLFTRIGAGDDIAAGRSTFYVEMSEMAVILRRCTPRSLLLIDEVGRGTGTTDGLAIAQAIGEYLLALGSALPMVLFATHFHELVGLAEQWPSVENLHVVVAEGADGPVFSHRVRHGASSRSYGIAVAHMAGLPQEVVQRARELADEIESRPAHSAARGMRSRDRAGGEDQLRLTID; this is encoded by the coding sequence TTGATCGTCGATTCGTTGGGCGAACATCTCGGGTCGCCTCTCATCGCGCAATACGCGGGCCTGAAAGCGCAGTATCCGGAAGCGCTCCTTCTCATGCGCGTGGGCGACTTCTACGAGGCGTACGGCGCCGACGCTGAAGATCTCGCGCGTTCACTGCACATCATCTGCACGTCGAAGGAAGCCGGCAAGGCCGGCCGCGTCGCGATGGCCGGCGTGCCGCACCACAGCGTTGATACCTACCTGCGGAGGCTCATCCGCATGCGCCGCGTGGTTGCGGTCGCCGACCAAATGGAGGCGCCGGATGGCAAGACCTTAGTCCGCCGCGAGATCGTGCGCGTCTTGACGCCGGGCACGGTGCTCGAAGACGCCTTCTTGACACCGGAACGAGAGAACAATTTGTGCGCGGTCATGCGCTCGCACGACATGACCGCGATCGCGACCGCCGACGTTTCGACATGGTCCGCGAGTCTTAGCGTCCTTGCGGACGACGACGCGGTGGCCGCCGAATTGGGTCGGATCGCACCGTCCGAAGTCGTCGTGTCGGACGAGATCGAAGCGCGCGAAATCGCGTCGCTGGTCGGGCCCGAATGCCGCATCGCGATCTTCGCCGACGAAGTCGAGCTCGATGCGGGCTCGCGCCCCGCCGGCCGCTGGCGACTCGATGCGCTCGCGCGCGAGGAGCGTCCGGCTGCATCATCTGCCCTTGACCTCCTCAGCGGCTATCTGACCCATCTTCGCCTTGACGGAAGCGCAATCGCTCGCGTCGCCGCCGAAAAGGCCGTCGCCGCGACGCACTTGATGGTTCTCGATCCCGCAACGCGTCGCCATCTGGATCTCGTGGCATCTTCCGGAGAGAACGCGAACGCGTCGTTGCTGTCGGTCCTCTCGCGCACGAAGACGCCGATGGGGACGCGTCTGCTTGCGCGCCGCTTGTGCGCACCGTCGACCGATCCTGCCGAGATCCGCAGACGCCACGAGCTCGTGAGCGCGCTCGTGGCGACGGTCGGCTACCGGATCGCGCTGCAACACGATCTCGGCCGCATCGGCGACATCGAGCGATTGATCCAGAAGGTGCGGGCGCGCCGCGCAGGCCCGCGCGATGCGAGCGCTCTGCGGGCAGGGTTGCGCGCGATCGGCGACCTCGCGTCGGCGATACGCGAAGCGGCCGACCCCGGCGTCCGCGCATTTGCCGATGCGATCGCGGCCGGCGGCGCACCCGCCGCCGCCGCGGATCAACTCGATGCCGCCATGCTCGAAGACGTGGCGCCGACGCTGGCAGATGGCGGCGTGATCAGACCATCGTACTCAGCGATGCTCTCCGAGATGGTCGAGCTGCGCACACGCAGTCGAGAACTCATCCTCGAGCTTGAGGAGCGCGTGAGGACGTCGACCGGCATCAAGTCGCTCAAGGTCAAGCACACGCAAGCGTTCGGCTACTATTACGAGATCTCGCGCGCAAATGCCGAGAAGGCGCCGGGTCACTTCATCCGCCGCCAGAGCCTCGTGAACGCCGAGCGATTCACGGATCCGGAGCTGAAGGTTCTCGAGGCAGATATCCTGGGCGCAAGATCAAAGCAGGTCGCACTCGAGCGCGAGATCTTCGAGCAGCAACTCGCCGAGATCGAGCGGCGAGCCGACGCGCTCCTCGACGCCGCGCGCGCCGTCGCCGAATTGGATTTCTACTGCTCGTTCGCGCAAGTCGCGGGCGAGCGCCGTTACGTCAGACCAGACATCGTAGACGAGAGCGTCTTTGAAATAGAGGGCGGCCGTCATCCGATCGTGGATGCGATCGGCGGGGTGGATTTCGTTCCTAACGATTGCAGGATGGACCGCGAGAAGCGGTTCTTGTTCATCACCGGTCCGAACATGGGAGGCAAATCGACCTACCTGCGGCAGAACGCATTGATCGCGATCCTGGCGCAAGCCGGTTCGTTCGTGCCTGCGACGAGCGCGCGGCTCGGCATCGTCGATCGCTTGTTCACGCGCATCGGTGCGGGCGATGACATAGCCGCGGGGCGCTCGACGTTCTACGTCGAGATGTCCGAAATGGCGGTCATCTTGCGCCGCTGCACGCCGCGCAGTCTGCTGCTGATCGATGAAGTCGGCCGGGGAACGGGCACGACCGACGGCCTTGCCATCGCGCAAGCCATCGGTGAGTACCTTTTGGCCCTCGGCTCCGCGCTGCCGATGGTGTTATTTGCGACACACTTTCACGAGCTGGTCGGTTTGGCCGAGCAGTGGCCATCGGTCGAAAACTTGCATGTCGTGGTCGCAGAAGGGGCAGACGGTCCCGTGTTTTCGCATCGCGTGCGCCACGGAGCAAGCAGCCGATCGTATGGCATTGCGGTGGCTCACATGGCCGGACTGCCGCAAGAAGTCGTGCAACGGGCACGCGAATTGGCCGATGAAATAGAGAGCAGACCAGCCCACTCGGCAGCCCGCGGAATGAGGTCACGCGACCGCGCCGGCGGCGAGGATCAGCTGCGTCTGACCATTGACTAA
- the efp gene encoding elongation factor P, producing MISSNDFRTGVTIVVDGNLWTVVDFQHVKPGKGSAFVRTRLKNVLRGNVLEKTFRAGEMLERAIIETRDMQYLYGSGDEFHFMDQSNYEQIALTHDVLGENTDLLKEGMGITVQFHDGRVIAGALPNHIELRVEETDPGFRGDTATNVTKPAKLETGAMIQVPLFINPGDKIRIDTRDRKYIARVQ from the coding sequence ATGATCTCATCCAACGATTTCCGAACCGGCGTCACCATCGTTGTGGATGGCAATCTCTGGACGGTGGTGGATTTTCAGCACGTCAAGCCGGGCAAGGGATCGGCATTCGTGCGGACGCGCCTGAAGAATGTGCTCCGCGGTAACGTGCTCGAGAAGACCTTTCGCGCGGGCGAAATGCTCGAACGCGCGATCATCGAAACGCGCGATATGCAGTACCTGTACGGTTCAGGCGACGAGTTCCATTTCATGGACCAGTCGAACTACGAACAGATAGCGCTCACGCATGACGTGCTCGGCGAGAACACCGATCTGCTCAAAGAGGGTATGGGCATCACCGTGCAGTTTCACGACGGCCGAGTGATCGCCGGCGCGCTCCCGAACCATATCGAGCTTCGAGTCGAAGAGACCGACCCAGGATTCCGCGGCGACACTGCCACGAACGTCACGAAGCCGGCGAAACTCGAGACCGGCGCGATGATCCAGGTGCCGCTATTCATCAACCCAGGCGACAAGATCCGCATCGACACGCGCGACCGCAAATACATCGCCCGCGTCCAATGA
- the plsY gene encoding glycerol-3-phosphate 1-O-acyltransferase PlsY, with protein sequence MTIEAIAALVCAYLIGSIPFGILVGRGLFGVDPRGVGSGNIGTVNSLRALGKFGGVLVLVGDVFKGVVPTMLARYYLHFDPWLVAAVGLATIAGHNWSVFLRFGGGKGVATSLGVIVVLAWQAAAAFAVAWLVTVLLTRYASLSSMVASAAVVVAFAAVHSPAAYTAFGVIALVFVLWRHASNIQRLFAGTELKLGRNQ encoded by the coding sequence ATGACGATCGAAGCCATCGCGGCGCTTGTCTGCGCGTACTTGATCGGATCGATCCCGTTCGGCATCCTCGTTGGCCGCGGTCTGTTCGGGGTGGATCCGCGCGGCGTCGGCAGCGGCAATATCGGCACCGTGAATTCGCTGCGTGCGCTCGGCAAGTTCGGCGGCGTTCTCGTTCTCGTCGGCGACGTCTTCAAGGGCGTCGTGCCCACGATGCTGGCGCGTTACTACTTGCACTTCGACCCGTGGCTCGTCGCCGCCGTGGGCCTCGCGACGATCGCCGGGCACAACTGGTCTGTGTTCCTGCGCTTCGGGGGTGGAAAAGGCGTGGCCACGAGCTTAGGGGTGATCGTGGTGCTAGCTTGGCAGGCGGCGGCCGCTTTTGCTGTCGCATGGCTCGTCACGGTGCTGCTCACGCGTTATGCGTCGTTGTCATCGATGGTCGCGAGCGCGGCCGTCGTCGTCGCATTCGCAGCTGTGCACTCGCCTGCGGCGTACACTGCTTTCGGCGTCATAGCGCTCGTGTTCGTCCTTTGGCGGCACGCCTCGAACATACAGCGCTTGTTCGCCGGCACCGAACTCAAACTTGGTCGCAACCAATGA
- the miaB gene encoding tRNA (N6-isopentenyl adenosine(37)-C2)-methylthiotransferase MiaB — MASIYLQTFGCQMNTADSNGLAHQAWSMGCTFTDDPALADIIILNTCAIREKAETRVYGRLGQLKPFKDSKPETKVLVAGCLAEKDRSVMRDKAPFIDALLGPREYNRFKQLLADWGVPTDLAPPETEFTMPSPEDDPGHDGPAQFSHLRALVNITRGCEKFCTYCIVPYTRGPLESLDPDEIEAQVRREIRCGAKEITLLGQNVNSYFHAQTGLTFANLLRRIGRIEGLERLTFLTSHPKDFGPEVVDALTELPNVSPRLHLPLQSASDSVLKAMARLYTIDEYREKVAYFRERLPRWALTTDLIVGYPTETEDDFLATLKLVELGTFEYAFIFAYSPRAGTPAATMSPQVDPAEKIRRLQVLNAAQNEVMRRFNESFIGETVRVLTQGPSKKDPARMAGKSGHNATVIWPRDPATEHRAFVDVSVDQAFQWGLAGTAV; from the coding sequence ATGGCATCTATCTATCTCCAGACGTTCGGCTGTCAGATGAACACAGCGGATTCCAACGGACTTGCGCATCAGGCGTGGTCTATGGGCTGCACGTTCACGGACGATCCTGCTCTCGCGGACATCATCATCTTGAACACGTGCGCGATCCGAGAAAAGGCGGAGACGCGGGTGTACGGCAGACTTGGGCAACTCAAACCCTTTAAGGACAGCAAGCCGGAGACCAAGGTGCTCGTGGCCGGCTGCTTGGCCGAAAAGGACCGCAGCGTGATGCGCGACAAGGCGCCGTTCATCGACGCGCTGCTCGGGCCGCGCGAGTACAATCGCTTCAAGCAGCTTCTCGCCGACTGGGGCGTGCCGACCGATCTGGCTCCGCCTGAGACCGAGTTCACGATGCCGTCTCCCGAAGACGATCCTGGGCACGACGGTCCGGCGCAGTTCTCACACCTGCGCGCGCTCGTGAATATCACCCGCGGATGCGAAAAATTCTGCACGTACTGCATCGTGCCGTATACGCGGGGCCCGCTCGAGAGCCTCGACCCCGATGAAATCGAAGCGCAAGTCCGGCGCGAGATCCGCTGCGGGGCTAAAGAGATCACCCTGCTCGGCCAGAACGTCAACTCGTATTTTCACGCGCAGACCGGTCTCACGTTTGCGAACTTGCTCCGCCGCATCGGCCGCATCGAAGGTCTCGAGCGCTTGACGTTCTTGACGTCGCATCCAAAAGATTTCGGCCCCGAAGTCGTCGATGCGCTAACGGAGCTGCCGAACGTCTCGCCGCGCCTGCACCTGCCCCTGCAAAGCGCGAGCGACAGCGTCTTGAAGGCGATGGCGCGACTCTACACGATCGACGAATACCGCGAAAAAGTCGCATATTTCCGCGAACGCCTTCCGCGTTGGGCGTTGACCACCGATCTGATCGTCGGCTATCCGACGGAGACCGAAGACGATTTTCTCGCGACACTCAAACTCGTCGAGCTGGGAACGTTCGAGTACGCGTTCATTTTCGCGTATTCGCCGCGCGCGGGAACGCCGGCGGCGACGATGTCGCCCCAGGTGGACCCCGCTGAAAAGATCCGGCGGCTGCAAGTGCTCAACGCGGCGCAGAACGAGGTCATGCGGCGCTTCAACGAATCGTTCATCGGCGAGACCGTCCGCGTGCTGACCCAGGGACCGTCAAAGAAAGATCCGGCGCGCATGGCGGGCAAGTCGGGTCATAACGCCACGGTCATCTGGCCGCGCGATCCGGCGACCGAACATCGCGCGTTTGTCGATGTATCGGTCGATCAAGCCTTTCAATGGGGTCTAGCAGGCACGGCCGTTTGA
- a CDS encoding sensor domain-containing diguanylate cyclase — protein sequence MTYSMVVAAVRILAVVQAVVLPIISPLDLRVVAGLVAYCVVTALIAVPLREAPAESSSGLPAPRLWIVALLDIAAVSVVGWYSGFSLLIVVVALDAAALPLGAAVTVLLASALAYGLADGLAHVNSDLVQIVGLNLLFASTAYAGAAFGLHSVRKAERQMRAINRVLEAGSDMGTKLALPEVLSQLVNMLKQFQESVPWQTVVVYIAAYDPVAKEDLLRAEALAGANGDFYRGATLHFGEGVVGHAAMEQRPIIVPDLQKEPREALVPKPKAAHGFMAVPIVSEGQTIGCVAFVALRPNEYTFEQQRLVDRLIKLASVGIQNARLHEKTLELAETDSMTGLLTNRAYQERLEAEFRKAQTARQSLSLLILDVDYFKRINDTYGHPQGDELLRQLGDVLRQHARRADICCRYGGDEFTIVMPETIKAEAAIVAGRIRQAIEETTFTLDGNAASVTISIGVAGYPQDVSQKAALVAAADKALYAAKNGGRNNVQIASPTQFVAREPELRKPF from the coding sequence TTGACATATTCGATGGTCGTTGCGGCCGTTCGCATTCTTGCAGTCGTCCAGGCTGTGGTCTTGCCGATCATCTCGCCGTTGGATCTGCGCGTGGTGGCGGGTCTTGTGGCCTACTGCGTGGTCACCGCGCTGATCGCGGTGCCGCTGCGCGAAGCGCCGGCTGAATCGTCCTCCGGTCTCCCCGCGCCGCGCCTCTGGATCGTCGCCCTGCTCGACATCGCTGCCGTCTCCGTCGTCGGGTGGTACTCCGGATTCAGTCTGTTGATCGTGGTCGTCGCGTTGGATGCAGCGGCGCTTCCGCTCGGTGCAGCTGTCACCGTGCTTCTCGCCTCAGCGCTCGCATACGGTCTGGCCGACGGACTTGCCCACGTGAATTCCGATCTCGTTCAGATCGTTGGGCTCAACCTGCTGTTCGCGAGCACCGCGTACGCCGGCGCTGCCTTCGGCCTACATTCCGTGCGAAAGGCAGAACGCCAGATGCGCGCGATCAATCGCGTGCTCGAAGCGGGTTCGGATATGGGCACGAAGCTTGCGCTCCCCGAAGTGCTCTCGCAGCTCGTGAACATGCTGAAGCAGTTCCAGGAATCCGTCCCATGGCAGACGGTCGTGGTGTACATCGCGGCATACGACCCGGTTGCCAAAGAGGATCTATTGCGCGCCGAAGCGCTGGCCGGCGCAAACGGCGATTTCTATCGAGGCGCGACGCTGCATTTCGGCGAGGGCGTCGTCGGTCACGCTGCGATGGAGCAGCGGCCGATCATCGTGCCGGACCTGCAGAAAGAGCCGCGCGAAGCGCTCGTTCCCAAGCCGAAAGCCGCACACGGCTTCATGGCGGTCCCCATCGTAAGCGAAGGACAGACGATCGGCTGCGTCGCGTTCGTCGCGCTTCGCCCCAACGAGTATACGTTCGAACAGCAGCGGCTCGTCGACCGTCTGATCAAGCTTGCATCGGTCGGCATCCAAAACGCGCGCCTGCACGAAAAGACGCTCGAGCTCGCCGAGACCGATTCGATGACGGGCCTCCTGACCAACAGAGCGTATCAGGAGCGCCTCGAAGCGGAATTCCGCAAGGCGCAGACCGCAAGACAATCTCTCTCGCTGCTGATACTCGATGTGGATTATTTCAAACGGATCAACGACACGTACGGCCACCCGCAAGGCGATGAACTGCTGCGGCAGCTCGGCGACGTGCTGCGCCAGCACGCGCGCAGGGCCGACATCTGTTGCCGCTACGGCGGCGACGAGTTCACGATCGTGATGCCGGAGACCATCAAGGCGGAAGCAGCGATCGTCGCCGGCCGAATACGCCAGGCGATCGAGGAGACGACGTTTACGCTCGACGGGAATGCGGCTAGTGTCACGATCTCCATCGGCGTGGCGGGTTATCCGCAAGACGTCAGTCAGAAAGCGGCCCTCGTCGCCGCCGCCGACAAAGCGCTCTACGCGGCAAAAAATGGGGGCCGCAACAACGTTCAGATCGCGAGCCCGACGCAATTCGTCGCGCGCGAACCGGAACTCCGCAAACCTTTTTGA
- the der gene encoding ribosome biogenesis GTPase Der: MTSSPIVALVGRPNVGKSALFNRLLGRRLAIVEATPGVTRDRLYAPIEWLGRRFTVVDTGGIETGSVDDLMAQTRAQAELAIREADVVLFVVDAQAGVQAGDDDVAGLLRPQGEKVILVANKVESPNSAANIYEFCALGFDVPMPVSAVHGLQSGDLLDAIVAKLPPEKVAPDDDDGIVRLAIIGQPNVGKSSLVNALLGQQRAIVSELPGTTRDATDTEVEHEGRRFTIIDTAGIRRHVNQGPALDYYSSLRAVAAIGRCDVALLLIDAQVGVTAQDRRIAGLATEEGKAFAILVNKWDLVDAAAFDRAEVEKALRAEFSFAPYAAVLFGSALTKKGVHKVWDAIASCADERRKRVATARLNHVVRDAFRTHPPAPFKGNALKCYYVTQAGTSPPKFVFFVNDPRLLHFSYSRYLENSIREAFGFAGTPVILDFRPRVQQDETTHEELILERDTGKAKEAR, translated from the coding sequence GTGACGTCATCTCCGATCGTCGCCCTCGTCGGGCGTCCAAACGTGGGTAAGTCCGCGCTGTTCAATCGTCTGCTCGGTCGCCGCCTCGCAATCGTCGAGGCGACACCCGGCGTGACTCGCGATCGGCTCTACGCTCCTATCGAGTGGCTCGGCCGCCGGTTCACGGTCGTGGACACCGGCGGCATCGAGACGGGCAGCGTCGATGATCTCATGGCGCAAACCCGCGCCCAGGCGGAGCTCGCGATCCGCGAGGCCGACGTCGTTCTCTTCGTCGTCGACGCGCAGGCCGGGGTCCAAGCTGGCGACGACGACGTCGCTGGGCTGCTTCGGCCGCAGGGCGAAAAGGTTATCCTGGTCGCCAACAAGGTCGAATCGCCGAATTCCGCCGCCAATATCTACGAATTCTGCGCGCTCGGCTTTGATGTGCCGATGCCGGTCTCGGCCGTCCACGGGCTGCAGAGCGGAGATCTGCTCGACGCGATCGTCGCAAAACTGCCGCCGGAAAAAGTAGCGCCGGACGACGACGATGGAATCGTGCGGCTCGCGATCATCGGTCAGCCGAACGTCGGGAAGTCGTCGCTCGTCAACGCGCTGCTTGGGCAACAACGCGCGATCGTCTCCGAATTGCCCGGCACGACGCGCGACGCGACAGATACCGAGGTCGAGCACGAAGGCCGGCGCTTCACGATCATCGACACCGCCGGAATCCGGCGTCACGTGAACCAAGGTCCTGCGCTCGACTACTACAGCAGTCTGCGCGCCGTCGCTGCTATCGGACGCTGCGATGTCGCGCTGCTGCTCATCGATGCGCAAGTCGGCGTCACGGCGCAAGATCGGCGCATCGCGGGCCTCGCGACCGAAGAAGGCAAGGCGTTTGCTATCTTGGTCAACAAGTGGGATCTCGTCGATGCCGCCGCGTTCGATCGGGCTGAAGTCGAAAAGGCGCTGCGCGCCGAGTTTTCCTTCGCGCCGTATGCAGCCGTGCTCTTCGGGTCTGCGCTCACGAAGAAGGGCGTCCATAAAGTCTGGGATGCCATCGCGTCCTGCGCCGACGAGCGGCGCAAGCGCGTGGCCACCGCGCGTTTGAATCACGTGGTGCGCGACGCGTTTCGAACGCATCCGCCGGCCCCGTTCAAAGGCAACGCGCTGAAATGCTACTACGTCACCCAAGCGGGCACGTCACCGCCCAAGTTCGTCTTCTTCGTCAACGATCCGCGCTTGCTGCACTTCTCCTATTCGCGCTACCTTGAGAACTCGATCCGCGAGGCGTTTGGTTTCGCGGGGACGCCCGTGATACTCGACTTCCGGCCGCGCGTGCAGCAGGACGAGACCACGCACGAGGAACTGATCTTGGAGCGCGATACCGGCAAAGCAAAGGAAGCGCGATGA
- a CDS encoding GntR family transcriptional regulator: MTAIFTIDHHSGVPIYLQIMDQIKRSIALRMLVPGEQLPTVKQLATTLIVNPNTVARSYRELERDGVIETSPGRGSFVRGDGTQVLANRAVHDVASSALDGAMREVRSVGLSRTDAAELISKALDRWYPPNGELEAS, translated from the coding sequence ATGACCGCGATCTTCACGATCGACCATCACAGTGGTGTGCCGATCTACCTACAGATCATGGATCAGATAAAGCGCTCGATCGCGCTGCGCATGCTGGTCCCGGGCGAGCAGTTGCCGACCGTCAAACAACTGGCGACGACGCTGATCGTGAATCCGAACACCGTCGCTCGCTCCTATCGAGAACTCGAGCGTGACGGCGTCATCGAGACGAGTCCAGGCAGAGGATCGTTCGTGCGCGGCGACGGCACGCAAGTGCTTGCCAACCGCGCGGTGCACGACGTCGCATCTTCTGCATTGGACGGAGCGATGCGCGAAGTCCGCTCGGTTGGTCTTTCTCGGACCGACGCCGCTGAACTCATCTCGAAGGCACTCGACCGATGGTACCCGCCCAACGGCGAACTGGAGGCATCGTAG
- a CDS encoding ABC transporter ATP-binding protein: MTTQLAIAVRGMTKRFGETTALDNFSIDVPVGSIFGVLGTNGAGKTTAFKCMLGLARADSGTTEFEGAPLTPALFERMSYVPERPELYGDLRLSDHLELTRRSFKRYDAARAAHLISLFSLDPRKRVGKLSKGQQSAVALTLALATRPEYLVLDEPASGLDPVNQRNVLDLLIGEAAGGATIVFSSHQIGQVERAADRVAIIHRGIKVLDGEVDRLKTDEKVVEATFDDDAPSVNGLASDASVRRIVRAGRLLRAFVRGDSTSVANRISALQPKSLRVLDQNLEDIFLNAVAAGDGESVARATALEG; encoded by the coding sequence ATGACGACTCAACTTGCGATAGCCGTGCGCGGCATGACCAAACGCTTCGGCGAGACGACCGCACTCGACAATTTTTCAATCGATGTGCCAGTCGGGTCGATCTTCGGCGTGCTCGGAACCAATGGAGCCGGCAAGACGACCGCCTTCAAATGCATGCTGGGATTAGCGCGCGCCGATTCGGGAACCACCGAGTTCGAAGGTGCACCCCTCACGCCTGCGCTGTTCGAACGCATGAGCTACGTTCCGGAACGCCCGGAGCTGTACGGCGATCTTCGCCTGTCCGATCACCTCGAACTGACGCGCAGATCGTTCAAACGCTACGATGCGGCGAGAGCGGCGCACCTCATCTCCTTGTTCAGCCTCGATCCACGAAAGCGCGTCGGCAAACTCTCGAAAGGCCAGCAATCGGCGGTCGCTCTCACGCTTGCGCTCGCCACGCGGCCGGAATATCTCGTGCTCGATGAGCCTGCGAGTGGGCTCGACCCGGTCAATCAGCGCAACGTGCTCGACCTGCTCATCGGCGAGGCTGCCGGCGGAGCGACGATCGTCTTCTCATCGCACCAGATCGGACAAGTCGAACGCGCGGCAGACCGCGTCGCGATCATCCATCGCGGCATCAAAGTCTTGGACGGCGAAGTCGACCGGCTGAAGACCGACGAGAAAGTCGTCGAAGCCACATTCGACGATGATGCCCCAAGCGTCAATGGTCTGGCGTCGGACGCTTCGGTGCGTCGCATTGTCCGCGCCGGCCGCCTGCTGCGGGCATTTGTTCGCGGCGACAGCACTTCGGTCGCAAACCGGATCTCCGCGCTGCAGCCGAAAAGCCTGCGCGTGCTCGATCAAAATCTCGAGGATATCTTCTTGAACGCCGTGGCAGCGGGCGACGGTGAATCGGTCGCTCGCGCGACCGCGTTGGAGGGCTGA
- a CDS encoding PEGA domain-containing protein has protein sequence MRMFLVAYSRCMAAILIGAAFVASPLSGEADVQSATPTSPSPSATLPPHGGAYITTLPAGAEVWLDGSYLGRTPAFVDDLLPGRHALTVSRSGWNVATASFDVSVGQAATVSLVLSHIASASNGAAGSPGTLDVRGTSGDAVYIDGASAGTLPLERKELKSGFHIVTVVGKQTGRVTRVVEVFPDTASVISVAAPASGSTETAQADDVLAPLASYVPDASVVVSGNAVDIHAHRLELQCTIGSRDYVMNGKAGSLPIAAALVAGKIYLPLSLLQRISAAKP, from the coding sequence ATGCGAATGTTTTTGGTCGCGTATTCGCGGTGCATGGCGGCGATATTGATCGGCGCCGCATTCGTCGCGTCTCCGTTGTCCGGCGAAGCGGACGTGCAATCGGCAACGCCGACAAGTCCCTCGCCGTCGGCTACTCTGCCCCCGCATGGCGGCGCGTACATCACGACGCTGCCCGCCGGCGCGGAAGTGTGGCTCGATGGTTCCTACCTCGGTCGCACGCCTGCATTCGTCGACGACCTGCTGCCGGGGCGCCACGCTCTGACCGTCTCGCGATCCGGCTGGAACGTTGCGACCGCGAGCTTCGACGTCAGCGTCGGCCAGGCGGCGACCGTCAGCCTCGTGCTCTCGCACATCGCCTCCGCCTCGAACGGTGCCGCGGGTTCGCCCGGCACGTTGGACGTCCGTGGAACGTCAGGCGATGCCGTCTACATCGACGGTGCGAGTGCCGGCACGTTACCCCTCGAACGGAAAGAGTTGAAGAGCGGTTTCCATATCGTCACGGTCGTCGGAAAACAGACCGGACGCGTCACGCGCGTCGTCGAAGTCTTTCCCGATACCGCAAGCGTCATATCCGTTGCAGCGCCCGCGAGCGGCTCGACCGAGACGGCTCAAGCCGATGACGTTCTGGCTCCCCTCGCATCGTATGTTCCAGATGCAAGCGTCGTCGTATCGGGCAACGCGGTCGACATCCACGCGCACCGGCTCGAATTGCAGTGCACGATCGGCTCACGCGACTATGTGATGAACGGGAAAGCCGGCAGCCTGCCGATCGCTGCGGCTCTCGTCGCCGGAAAGATCTATCTACCGCTCTCCCTTTTGCAGCGCATCAGCGCGGCAAAACCGTAA